One window of the Hoplias malabaricus isolate fHopMal1 chromosome Y, fHopMal1.hap1, whole genome shotgun sequence genome contains the following:
- the LOC136678883 gene encoding ankyrin repeat domain-containing protein 49-like, which translates to MKFPEGFNQLELHESHGHMIPIGTESAWEDEEGEDDDKDEGHHSEEWYKQQELRLESNPAELMLWAAERNRLSTVKRLLDTDASLVNCRDDDRYTPLHRAAYNGHLSMASALLDAGAELHARTVDGWTPLHSASRWGHTAMASCLLRRGARVNEMTSGGLTALQLAAGNPAAAQTLELLLSQRSLQVEMRNSAGERAFDIALRTSANYNLFEMTEPCNNIY; encoded by the exons ATGAAGTTTCCGGAAGGATTTAACCAGCTGGAGCTGCACGAGTCTCACGGTCATATGATACCCATTGGGACAGAGAGTGCCTGGGAGGATGAAGAGGGCGAAGATGATGATAAAGATGAAGGCCATCACAGCGAGGAGTGGTACAAGCAGCAGGAGCTCAGATTGGAAAGCAATCCAGCGGAGCTCATGCTTTGGGCTGCAGAAAGGAACAG GTTGTCCACAGTGAAGCGCCTCCTGGACACAGACGCCTCCCTGGTGAACTGCCGTGATGACGACCGTTACACTCCTCTCCACCGTGCAGCATACAACGGTCATCTCTCCATGGCCTCAGCTCTCCTGGATGCAGGGGCAGAGCTTCACGCAAGGACAGTGGATGGCTGGACACCGCTCCACAGCGCCTCCCGCTGGGGGCACACTGCCATGGCATCCTGTTTACTGCGTCGAGGGGCGAGGGTCAACGAAATGACGAGCGGTGGTCTCACAGCCCTGCAACTGGCTGCCGGAAACCCTGCTGCAGCTCAAACTTTGGAACTGCTGCTGTCACAGCGCTCCCTCCAGGTAGAAATGAGGAACAGCGCTGGGGAAAGGGCCTTTGATATTGCTCTCAGAACCAGCGCCAATTACAACCTGTTCGAAATGACCGAGCCATGTAACAACATTTACTGA
- the LOC136678487 gene encoding alpha-(1,3)-fucosyltransferase 4-like: MAIFFMCVRRKLRMKCVRILIPLVPALVLLVLAFPHALAPVIRSDSQDLQAPDSQEADPHVTLLLVWWSPFGNTHPLPDCATSYGVPGCALTIDRSEYAHADAVILHHRELVTKEDALPPSTRPEGQKWIWMNFESPSHSPWLDSLNGVFNLTMSYRLGSDIFLPYGYLRRHHHGNGDVNHFPKKLQGRRHGNNNDQRDNNDTRALVAWVISNWSEEQERVQFYMKLRRYLHVDVYGRSALRLVNDSVLQTISGYKFYLAFENSLHTDYITEKLWRNALQAGAVPVVLGPPRENYERFLPPDAFIHVHDFKSPRALASYLNYLDHHPAQYRRYMAWRRDYSVHVASFWAEHYCTACQAAQASRNQRKTIKNLDFWFQN; this comes from the coding sequence ATGGCCATTTTCTTCATGTGTGTGAGGAGAAAGCTGCGCATGAAGTGTGTGCGCATCCTTATACCGCTTGTACCTGCGCTCGTGTTGCTCGTGCTCGCCTTCCCGCATGCTCTTGCCCCAGTCATACGCTCAGATTCGCAGGACTTGCAGGCCCCAGACTCGCAGGAGGCGGACCCACACGTGACCCTGCTCCTTGTGTGGTGGTCACCATTTggaaacacacacccactcccGGACTGCGCGACCAGCTACGGCGTGCCCGGATGCGCACTGACGATAGACAGGAGTGAGTATGCGCATGCAGATGCCGTGATCTTGCACCACCGTGAGCTGGTGACGAAGGAGGATGCGCTCCCTCCTTCTACACGCCCTGAAGGCCAGAAGTGGATCTGGATGAACTTCGAGTCTCCATCGCACTCCCCATGGCTGGACAGTCTGAACGGAGTCTTCAACCTAACCATGTCTTATCGCCTTGGCTCGGACATCTTCTTGCCCTATGGGTACCTCAGGCGTCATCACCATGGCAACGGAGATGTCAATCACTTTCCCAAGAAGCTTCAAGGCAGACGCCATGGTAACAACAATGACCAGCGTGACAACAATGACACCCGGGCACTGGTTGCCTGGGTGATAAGCAACTGGAGCGAAGAACAGGAGAGAGTGCAGTTTTACATGAAGCTTCGTCGTTATCTTCACGTGGATGTTTATGGACGCAGTGCACTTCGTCTGGTCAACGACAGCGTCCTGCAGACCATCTCTGGGTATAAGTTCTACTTGGCTTTTGAGAATTCACTCCACACAGACTACATCACAGAGAAGCTTTGGCGTAACGCCCTGCAGGCCGGCGCCGTGCCCGTGGTGCTGGGTCCACCACGAGAGAACTACGAGCGATTCCTTCCGCCAGATGCCTTCATCCATGTCCATGACTTCAAATCACCACGAGCCCTCGCCTCATACCTCAACTACCTGGACCATCACCCTGCTCAGTATCGCCGCTACATGGCCTGGAGGCGGGACTACAGCGTACATGTTGCCTCCTTTTGGGCAGAGCATTACTGCACCGCCTGCCAGGCCGCCCAGGCCAGCCGCAACCAGCGGAAAACTATAAAAAATCTGGATTTCTGGTTTCAGAATTGA